From the Vibrio alginolyticus NBRC 15630 = ATCC 17749 genome, one window contains:
- a CDS encoding hybrid sensor histidine kinase/response regulator, with protein sequence MQGWLVVPVSLAYLGALFIIAWYGDIQKRWLARWRPWIYSLSIAVYCTSWTFYGTVGQASSNPWSFLPIYIAPILVFTIGWRVLARLILIAKREHITSIADFIGARYGKSQGLAVVVTLIAVAGILPYIALQLRGITMGLEIIAPELAIDFGYQNDSVSWFVVVALAIFTMLFGTRHIDNTEHHRGMMMAIAFESIIKLLAFLVVGVFIVWLAMNTESLSLIDVAAQTYQSPNIPTILIHTVLTMLAIVCLPRQFHTMVVENERAQDLHVARWLFPIYLILMGIFVLPIAWVGQGLLSGASPDTYVISVPMSVGASEIALLAFLGGTSAASGMVIVSTIALAIMVSNDLVMPLLLRRMRLTQRNHHHFSELLLRIRRGLILVLLIGAWCFYQALDTIHSLSAIGFLSFAAITQFAPALVGGMYWRQGNKKGVYVGLAVGFATWLITLMSQTDMLAGDASNNFLIWLITPPEVLASFDIAISDWGMILSVVANAVCFVVVSMATRPSLSERLQSASFVGTPLPESENMSLYQSRVTVAELEMLASRFVGRTRVKAAFQAYWSQQREELMPNQQAPSSLIRHTERVLAGVFGASSAKLVLTSALQGRNMQLEEVATIVDEASELYDFSRGLLQGAIEHIGQGIAVVDKQLRLVAWNQRYLELFEFPPGLIQVGRPIADVIRHNAEQGLCGPGDPDDHVRRRVYHLEQGTRHTSSRVRPDGRVIEVQGNPMPGGGFVMSFTDITVFRDAEQALKDANETLEERVRLRTRELEQLNKQLVEATQRSDLESKSKSRFLAAVSHDLMQPLNAARLFASSLSEVAKDSEAKKLSAHIESALEAAEDLIGDLLDISRLESGKLEVNVHGFALNDVLSNLNAEFSALAKQQGIEFTMIPSSLMVKSDPKLLRRVVQNFLTNAFRYNPNGKVALGVRRVKGRVRIDVWDNGVGIEEEKQQEIFEEFNRGTQVRSDQGLGLGLAISKGIAQVLGHEISMRSWVGKGSVFSITLDKADHVQPHPVHVAMNKQSELGHLRILCVDNEPDILVGMENLLSRWGCDTRVAIDLVESLQALEDGWIPDVIFSDYRLDDGRTGLEVLQQCRLRLGHSFEGVIISADRTDDMLDGIKANGFSFIAKPVKPLKLRSVLNRVA encoded by the coding sequence ATGCAAGGATGGCTGGTGGTTCCCGTTTCTTTAGCGTATTTGGGAGCTTTATTTATCATCGCGTGGTACGGCGACATTCAGAAAAGGTGGCTAGCGCGCTGGCGGCCTTGGATTTATAGCCTTTCCATTGCGGTGTACTGTACATCATGGACCTTCTACGGCACGGTCGGGCAGGCCAGCAGTAATCCTTGGTCTTTCTTGCCCATCTATATTGCTCCCATTTTAGTGTTTACCATCGGATGGCGCGTTTTAGCTCGGCTTATTTTGATTGCTAAACGGGAACACATCACGTCGATTGCTGACTTTATCGGAGCACGCTACGGTAAATCCCAAGGTTTGGCCGTGGTTGTTACGCTCATAGCGGTTGCGGGAATTTTGCCGTACATCGCTTTACAGCTGCGTGGTATCACTATGGGGCTTGAAATCATTGCTCCAGAGCTGGCTATTGATTTTGGTTATCAAAATGATAGCGTGTCGTGGTTTGTTGTGGTCGCATTGGCGATTTTTACGATGCTATTCGGTACCCGCCACATTGATAACACGGAACACCATCGTGGGATGATGATGGCAATTGCCTTCGAATCAATTATCAAACTGCTGGCTTTTTTAGTGGTCGGTGTCTTCATTGTTTGGTTGGCGATGAACACCGAGAGTTTGAGCTTAATTGATGTTGCCGCGCAGACGTATCAGTCACCAAATATCCCGACTATATTGATTCATACTGTACTGACCATGCTGGCGATAGTTTGCCTTCCGCGACAATTCCATACGATGGTGGTAGAAAATGAACGTGCTCAAGATTTGCATGTGGCTCGTTGGTTGTTCCCCATTTATCTGATCTTAATGGGGATTTTTGTCTTACCTATTGCGTGGGTAGGGCAAGGTCTCTTGAGTGGCGCTTCGCCTGATACTTATGTCATCAGTGTGCCGATGTCGGTAGGGGCGAGTGAAATCGCCTTGCTTGCGTTTTTAGGCGGTACTTCAGCGGCAAGTGGCATGGTTATCGTATCGACGATTGCCTTAGCGATCATGGTCTCGAATGACTTGGTTATGCCATTGCTATTGCGTCGCATGCGACTGACGCAGCGTAACCATCACCATTTTTCTGAATTATTACTGCGGATCCGCCGTGGTTTGATATTAGTTTTGTTGATTGGCGCGTGGTGTTTCTATCAAGCGTTGGACACTATTCATTCACTTTCTGCTATCGGCTTTCTCTCGTTCGCGGCTATCACGCAATTCGCTCCTGCGCTGGTTGGCGGTATGTATTGGCGTCAAGGGAATAAGAAAGGTGTGTATGTTGGCCTCGCGGTGGGTTTTGCTACCTGGTTGATTACGTTAATGAGCCAAACAGACATGCTTGCCGGAGACGCCAGTAATAACTTCCTGATCTGGTTGATTACGCCACCAGAGGTATTGGCTAGCTTTGATATCGCGATTTCAGATTGGGGGATGATCCTCAGCGTGGTCGCTAATGCAGTGTGTTTTGTTGTGGTTTCTATGGCTACCCGACCAAGCCTAAGTGAGCGCTTACAATCGGCATCATTCGTTGGTACACCGTTGCCTGAAAGCGAAAATATGAGTCTGTACCAGAGCCGCGTTACGGTTGCAGAACTGGAAATGCTAGCGTCCAGATTTGTAGGACGAACGCGAGTTAAAGCGGCGTTTCAAGCCTACTGGAGCCAACAACGAGAAGAGTTAATGCCGAATCAGCAAGCGCCATCTTCTCTGATTCGGCATACGGAGCGTGTGCTGGCAGGGGTATTTGGTGCATCTTCTGCTAAGTTAGTGCTTACTTCCGCTCTGCAAGGAAGAAACATGCAGCTTGAAGAGGTGGCGACTATCGTCGATGAAGCCTCTGAACTGTACGATTTTAGTCGGGGTTTACTCCAAGGCGCGATTGAGCATATTGGACAAGGTATTGCGGTCGTCGATAAGCAACTACGCTTGGTAGCGTGGAACCAACGCTATTTAGAACTCTTTGAATTTCCGCCAGGCCTGATTCAAGTAGGTCGACCGATTGCGGATGTGATTCGGCACAATGCAGAGCAGGGGTTGTGTGGCCCTGGTGACCCTGATGACCACGTCCGTCGCCGTGTTTATCACCTTGAGCAAGGGACTCGGCACACCTCTTCTCGGGTTCGTCCCGATGGTCGCGTGATAGAGGTGCAAGGTAACCCAATGCCAGGTGGTGGCTTTGTGATGAGCTTTACCGACATCACCGTATTCCGTGATGCAGAGCAAGCACTGAAAGACGCCAACGAGACATTGGAAGAAAGGGTACGTCTGCGGACTCGAGAATTAGAACAACTTAACAAGCAACTGGTGGAAGCGACGCAGCGCTCGGATTTGGAATCGAAGTCCAAATCACGGTTCTTGGCGGCAGTAAGCCATGACTTGATGCAACCGCTCAACGCGGCGCGTCTATTCGCTTCTTCACTATCGGAAGTCGCCAAAGACAGCGAAGCCAAAAAGCTGTCAGCACACATTGAAAGTGCTTTAGAGGCTGCCGAAGACTTAATTGGAGATTTGCTGGATATCTCGCGTTTGGAATCGGGCAAGTTGGAAGTCAACGTGCATGGCTTTGCGTTAAATGATGTGTTATCGAATTTGAATGCTGAGTTTAGTGCGTTAGCCAAACAGCAAGGTATAGAGTTCACGATGATTCCGTCCTCACTCATGGTTAAGTCGGATCCCAAACTGCTGCGCCGTGTGGTGCAAAACTTCCTGACCAATGCGTTTCGTTATAACCCGAATGGCAAAGTCGCACTCGGTGTTCGCCGCGTGAAAGGGCGAGTGCGTATTGATGTATGGGATAATGGAGTGGGGATTGAAGAAGAGAAGCAGCAAGAGATTTTTGAAGAGTTTAATCGCGGAACTCAAGTTCGTTCCGACCAAGGCCTCGGACTTGGTTTGGCGATTTCGAAAGGAATTGCTCAGGTACTTGGGCATGAAATTTCGATGCGCTCTTGGGTTGGAAAAGGCAGTGTTTTTTCCATCACCCTAGATAAAGCTGATCATGTTCAGCCTCATCCAGTTCACGTGGCGATGAATAAGCAATCTGAACTCGGTCATCTGAGAATCCTTTGTGTCGATAATGAGCCTGACATTCTAGTCGGCATGGAAAACTTACTTTCCCGATGGGGTTGCGATACACGAGTTGCGATTGATTTAGTTGAAAGTCTACAAGCGCTTGAGGATGGTTGGATTCCGGATGTAATTTTCTCCGATTACCGACTTGATGATGGTCGTACTGGTTTAGAAGTGTTACAGCAATGCCGCCTGAGATTAGGCCACAGCTTTGAAGGCGTCATCATCAGTGCAGATCGTACCGATGATATGCTTGATGGCATCAAAGCAAATGGGTTCAGCTTTATTGCTAAGCCAGTTAAGCCGCTTAAGCTGCGTTCGGTGCTCAATCGAGTCGCTTAG
- a CDS encoding 3-phenylpropionate MFS transporter, with the protein MLKPSPYGWISQYFLGFFFAYGVYLPFWSLWFKDQGVSSTDIGLLVGLGLATRCVANIVITPRVHKVEHLMPALRWLSFAALLFVGFHFFTGGSFWLMALATVLFNLCCGPIIPLSDAMANYYARLKMLDYGRTRLWGSIAFIAGSTAVGYLVAEFGSDMILYTAMFGVFISLLFAMRPTNPMPVTHGGQSAERPKLTALLTDKPILKFLVLVSLIQGSHAAYYGFSAIHWKAAGHSEDVIGYLWSLGVAAEVAVFALSKRLFVGWSIRALFIAAAVGVMMRWGITASTTSIIALVIVQLLHGVTFATAHIAAIQYIQNSEENKIVALQALYNAIPLGAFIALMTVLSGWGYEHWGPLVFWGMAAMGLLALFIKLDSQDPHQVVDVSDKPLETQN; encoded by the coding sequence ATGTTGAAACCTTCTCCGTATGGCTGGATTTCCCAGTACTTTCTCGGATTCTTCTTTGCGTATGGCGTGTATCTGCCATTTTGGTCACTTTGGTTTAAGGATCAGGGCGTATCTTCGACAGATATCGGTTTGCTGGTCGGGTTAGGCCTTGCGACACGTTGTGTTGCCAATATCGTGATCACCCCACGAGTACACAAAGTCGAACATCTTATGCCTGCTTTACGTTGGTTGAGTTTCGCTGCCCTCCTTTTTGTTGGATTTCACTTTTTTACGGGTGGTAGCTTTTGGTTAATGGCACTAGCGACAGTGTTGTTCAATCTTTGTTGTGGACCGATTATTCCGTTGTCGGACGCGATGGCAAATTACTACGCTCGCCTGAAAATGCTCGATTATGGCCGCACGCGGCTATGGGGTTCGATCGCCTTTATCGCAGGCTCGACGGCAGTGGGCTACCTGGTGGCTGAATTTGGCTCCGATATGATCTTGTATACTGCGATGTTCGGCGTGTTTATCTCGTTGCTGTTTGCTATGCGACCGACTAACCCAATGCCTGTAACGCACGGTGGGCAAAGCGCAGAACGTCCAAAGCTGACCGCTCTTTTGACCGACAAGCCGATACTAAAATTCTTAGTGTTGGTGTCACTAATTCAGGGCAGTCATGCGGCTTACTACGGCTTTAGTGCGATTCACTGGAAGGCCGCTGGTCACTCGGAAGATGTCATTGGCTACTTGTGGAGCTTAGGAGTAGCCGCAGAAGTGGCAGTGTTTGCACTGAGTAAGCGTTTATTCGTAGGTTGGTCAATACGCGCGCTGTTTATTGCTGCTGCCGTTGGTGTAATGATGCGTTGGGGTATTACGGCGTCGACAACATCAATTATTGCTTTGGTGATTGTTCAACTACTACATGGTGTGACTTTCGCTACCGCACACATTGCCGCGATCCAATATATCCAAAACTCCGAAGAAAATAAGATCGTAGCGTTGCAAGCGTTGTATAACGCGATTCCGTTGGGCGCATTTATCGCGTTAATGACCGTATTGAGTGGTTGGGGTTATGAGCACTGGGGACCGCTTGTGTTCTGGGGCATGGCCGCGATGGGGTTATTGGCTCTGTTCATCAAGCTTGATTCACAAGACCCACATCAGGTGGTTGATGTATCAGACAAGCCACTTGAAACACAGAATTAG
- a CDS encoding DUF294 nucleotidyltransferase-like domain-containing protein → MPDKFNMQSPPFDRLTEAQQTRLRSSLDVAYYRARDVILSCGQKNPHLHILIKGAVEERSNDQQEVFAHYANDDMFDVRSLLEDKVRHHYIALEDTLSYLLPKEIFLALYNENGQFAAYFDNNLSKRQELIEAAHQQQNLAEFILTKVDRSIYHPPMILEPNTPINEVTRSLKENGIDAALVQLHGDDPRLEKWPSAHPYAIVTRTNMLHSVMIDGCALDTPVGEIASFPVYHVDDGDFLFNAMITMTRNRMKRLMVCEGNRAVGMLDMTQILSAFSTHSHVLTLSIARASSVEELALASNRQRQLVESLLKNGIRTRFIMELISAVNEQIIEKAFELVIPPALHDHCCLIVLGSEGRGEQILKTDQDNALIIQDGLEWPHCEQVMQSFTHTLQQLGYPLCLGKVMVNNPKWVKTQQEWISTLNHWIAKAEPEQIMDLAIFSDAHAVAGNCELLAPIAAHLRDTMKDRMLILSDFTRPALQFSVPLTLFGNVKSAKDGLDIKRGGIFPIVHGIRTLSLEYAIEEKNTFERIEALRNKRILESETADNLNEALKLFFKLRLNQQLKKQEALNNIDIKQLDRTERDLLRHSLHVVKKFKQFLGFHYQIRD, encoded by the coding sequence ATGCCTGACAAATTTAACATGCAATCTCCACCGTTCGATCGCTTAACTGAAGCACAACAAACGCGACTGCGATCCTCTCTGGACGTCGCCTACTATCGAGCTCGAGATGTTATTTTATCCTGCGGACAGAAGAACCCCCACTTACATATTCTGATCAAAGGCGCGGTAGAAGAGCGCTCCAACGATCAACAGGAAGTGTTCGCACATTATGCCAACGACGATATGTTCGATGTACGCTCGTTACTTGAAGACAAGGTACGTCATCACTACATCGCGCTTGAGGACACGCTCTCTTACCTACTGCCGAAAGAAATTTTCCTTGCCCTTTACAACGAAAATGGCCAGTTTGCAGCCTATTTCGATAACAATTTATCGAAACGGCAAGAGCTCATCGAAGCGGCCCATCAACAGCAAAACTTAGCGGAGTTTATTCTCACTAAAGTTGACCGCAGCATTTATCACCCACCGATGATCCTTGAACCAAATACACCAATTAACGAGGTAACACGTTCCTTAAAAGAAAATGGGATTGACGCTGCATTGGTTCAACTCCATGGCGATGATCCACGATTGGAAAAATGGCCATCAGCCCACCCGTACGCAATAGTGACTCGTACTAATATGCTGCATTCTGTGATGATAGATGGTTGCGCGCTCGACACACCAGTGGGTGAGATCGCGAGCTTTCCTGTTTATCACGTTGATGATGGAGACTTTCTATTCAACGCCATGATCACAATGACCAGAAATAGAATGAAACGCCTCATGGTATGTGAAGGCAACAGAGCTGTCGGCATGCTGGATATGACCCAAATTCTCAGCGCATTCTCAACCCACTCTCACGTGTTAACGCTCAGTATTGCTCGAGCAAGCAGCGTGGAAGAGCTCGCTTTGGCCTCAAACCGCCAACGTCAATTGGTCGAGAGCTTATTGAAAAACGGCATCCGCACTCGCTTCATCATGGAGCTTATCTCAGCCGTAAACGAACAAATTATCGAGAAAGCGTTCGAGTTAGTGATACCACCAGCCTTGCACGACCATTGTTGCTTGATCGTACTCGGCTCTGAAGGCCGAGGAGAGCAAATTCTCAAAACTGATCAAGACAATGCCCTGATTATTCAAGATGGTCTGGAATGGCCTCATTGCGAACAAGTGATGCAATCCTTCACACACACCCTACAACAGCTCGGTTATCCACTTTGCCTTGGCAAAGTGATGGTTAACAACCCGAAGTGGGTCAAAACACAGCAAGAATGGATAAGCACCCTAAACCACTGGATAGCTAAAGCCGAACCAGAACAAATCATGGACTTAGCCATTTTCAGTGACGCCCATGCTGTTGCTGGGAATTGCGAGCTGCTGGCTCCAATTGCGGCGCATCTTCGTGACACAATGAAAGATCGCATGTTGATATTGTCTGATTTTACTCGCCCTGCCTTGCAGTTTTCTGTGCCCCTAACTCTATTTGGCAACGTAAAAAGTGCTAAAGACGGATTGGACATTAAACGCGGCGGTATTTTCCCAATTGTACACGGCATTCGCACCTTGTCTTTGGAATATGCCATTGAGGAGAAGAACACGTTTGAGCGCATTGAAGCTCTGAGAAATAAGCGCATCTTAGAATCCGAAACGGCAGATAATCTCAACGAAGCACTGAAATTGTTCTTTAAACTTCGCCTCAATCAGCAACTCAAAAAGCAAGAAGCGTTGAATAACATTGATATTAAACAACTGGATAGAACTGAGCGTGATTTGCTTCGCCACAGCTTACATGTGGTGAAGAAATTTAAGCAATTTTTAGGCTTCCATTATCAAATTCGTGATTAA
- a CDS encoding 3'-5' exonuclease: MNWLQRKYWHYKLKGSPYQSLFCTPDKTEYVSLDCETTSLDPNRAELVTIAATKIIDNRIITSQPFEVRLRAPQSLDSGSVKIHRIRHQDLVDGISEKEALLELLDFIGNRPLVGYHIRYDKKILDLACLRQLGFPLPNPLIEVSQIYHDKLERHLPNAYFDLSLDAICKHLELPIQDKHDALQDAISAALVFVRLTKGDLPNLTAPYT, from the coding sequence ATGAACTGGTTACAACGCAAATACTGGCATTACAAATTGAAAGGCTCGCCTTATCAGTCGCTGTTTTGCACGCCAGATAAAACAGAATACGTCTCTCTTGACTGCGAAACCACCAGCCTTGACCCAAATCGCGCCGAGCTGGTGACTATTGCAGCCACCAAGATCATCGACAACCGCATCATCACCAGTCAACCATTTGAAGTCCGCTTACGCGCGCCGCAATCGCTCGACTCTGGCTCGGTCAAGATCCATCGAATTCGCCACCAAGACTTAGTCGATGGCATCAGTGAAAAAGAGGCGCTGCTCGAGCTGCTCGACTTTATCGGCAACCGACCACTTGTGGGCTATCACATTCGTTACGATAAAAAGATCTTAGACCTTGCTTGTCTGAGGCAACTTGGCTTCCCACTTCCTAACCCACTCATCGAGGTCAGTCAGATTTATCACGATAAGTTGGAACGACATTTGCCGAATGCCTATTTCGACTTAAGTCTGGATGCCATTTGTAAACACCTCGAACTTCCTATCCAAGACAAACACGACGCCTTGCAAGACGCGATTTCTGCCGCTTTGGTCTTTGTCCGCTTAACGAAAGGCGATTTACCCAACCTAACCGCACCGTATACATAA